In Halomarina salina, one DNA window encodes the following:
- a CDS encoding DUF5810 domain-containing protein has product MGYACPVCETPQADARHLANHLAFTAMLHGGEHEAWLDENLPDWNEVGEAELADRVTDHAEEAEYQEVFEDTVNVDGEHQHDHERSGRLFEDEVRTPGRDGVPHEVRSQESPELDEETKAIYEEAREMTEEMLGDDAADDEDPGDRDRTDETDETDETEASDESDAAGDAATDE; this is encoded by the coding sequence ATGGGATACGCCTGTCCGGTCTGCGAGACGCCACAGGCCGACGCGCGCCACCTCGCCAACCACCTCGCGTTCACCGCGATGCTCCACGGCGGCGAGCACGAGGCGTGGCTGGACGAGAACCTGCCCGACTGGAACGAGGTGGGTGAAGCCGAACTCGCCGACCGCGTCACCGACCACGCGGAGGAGGCGGAGTACCAGGAGGTGTTCGAGGACACCGTCAACGTCGACGGCGAACACCAGCACGACCACGAGCGGTCCGGGCGCCTGTTCGAGGACGAGGTGCGAACGCCCGGTCGGGACGGCGTCCCCCACGAGGTCCGCTCGCAGGAGTCTCCCGAGCTGGACGAGGAGACGAAGGCCATCTACGAGGAGGCCCGCGAGATGACCGAGGAGATGCTGGGCGACGACGCCGCCGACGACGAAGACCCAGGAGACCGCGACCGCACCGACGAGACCGACGAGACCGACGAGACCGAGGCGAGCGACGAGTCGGACGCGGCAGGCGACGCCGCGACCGACGAGTGA
- a CDS encoding NUDIX hydrolase translates to MIPDDWTFVESVTEYETGWYTGGYDRYRQPDGTEKNYYWAALPPAVVVVARDGDELVMVEQFRPAIERHCLELPAGIVEDEDSPDGDLAGDETIAPAAYESAAARELAEETGWHPETTVSLEDFWVSTGVLRHRRGLVFATDLTETDRTLDSNEFIEVRRVPVDGVLDRIREEPANDATLEGVLLARAEGLL, encoded by the coding sequence ATGATCCCCGACGACTGGACGTTCGTCGAGTCCGTGACGGAGTACGAGACCGGCTGGTACACCGGCGGCTACGACCGCTACCGCCAGCCGGACGGCACCGAGAAGAACTACTACTGGGCGGCACTGCCGCCCGCCGTCGTCGTGGTCGCGCGCGACGGGGACGAACTGGTGATGGTCGAGCAGTTCCGCCCGGCCATCGAGCGCCACTGTCTGGAGCTCCCGGCGGGCATCGTCGAGGACGAGGACTCGCCCGACGGCGACCTGGCGGGCGACGAGACCATCGCGCCCGCGGCGTACGAGTCGGCCGCCGCCCGCGAACTCGCCGAGGAGACCGGCTGGCACCCCGAGACGACGGTGTCACTGGAGGACTTCTGGGTCTCGACGGGCGTCCTCCGACATCGCCGGGGGCTCGTGTTCGCGACGGACCTGACCGAGACCGACCGCACGCTCGACTCCAACGAGTTCATCGAGGTCCGCCGGGTGCCCGTCGACGGCGTCCTCGACCGCATCCGCGAGGAGCCGGCGAACGACGCGACCCTCGAAGGCGTGTTGCTCGCTCGCGCGGAGGGGCTGCTCTGA
- the gdhB gene encoding glutamate dehydrogenase GdhB, whose protein sequence is MATTEDAPEEVDPESESPLTTARRQLEAAAAHLDIDANVVERLKHPRKVERVAVPVERDDGNIEVFTGYRAQHDCVRGPYKGGLRYNPHVTEDECIGLAMWMTWKCAVMDIPFGGAKGGVVVDERTLSKGEKERLTRRFAQELRDAVGPKKDIPAPDMGTDPETMGWFMDAYSMQEGETTPGVVTGKPPVIGGSYGREESPGRSVAIVTREACDYYDMDLDDTTVAVQGFGSVGANAARLLDDWGASVVAVSDVDGAVYDPDGLDTRDVMGHDERPGMVSGYDAPETRTNEELLELDVDVLIPAAVGNVLTASNANDVQADLVVEGANGPTTTGADAIFERRGVQVVPDILANAGGVTVSYFEWLQDINRRSWTLERVHEELESEMLDAWEDVRSTFDTSDDLSWRDAAYVVGLQRVVDAHNARGLWP, encoded by the coding sequence ATGGCGACGACGGAGGACGCTCCGGAGGAGGTCGACCCCGAGTCGGAGTCACCGCTGACGACCGCCCGCCGCCAACTGGAGGCGGCCGCGGCCCACCTCGACATCGACGCGAACGTCGTCGAGCGACTGAAACACCCCCGGAAGGTCGAGCGCGTCGCCGTCCCCGTCGAACGCGACGACGGGAACATCGAGGTGTTCACCGGCTACCGGGCCCAGCACGACTGCGTCCGCGGGCCGTACAAGGGCGGTCTCCGCTACAACCCGCACGTCACCGAGGACGAGTGCATCGGCCTCGCGATGTGGATGACCTGGAAGTGCGCCGTGATGGACATCCCCTTCGGCGGCGCGAAGGGGGGCGTCGTCGTGGACGAGCGCACCCTCTCGAAGGGCGAGAAGGAGCGCCTGACGCGCCGGTTCGCACAGGAACTGCGCGACGCCGTCGGCCCGAAGAAGGACATCCCGGCACCCGACATGGGCACCGACCCCGAGACGATGGGCTGGTTCATGGACGCCTACTCGATGCAGGAGGGGGAGACGACGCCCGGCGTCGTGACCGGGAAACCGCCCGTCATCGGCGGGAGCTACGGCCGCGAGGAGTCGCCCGGCCGCTCGGTGGCCATCGTCACCCGCGAGGCGTGCGACTACTACGACATGGACCTCGACGACACCACCGTCGCAGTGCAGGGCTTCGGCAGCGTCGGCGCGAACGCCGCCCGCCTGCTCGACGACTGGGGCGCGTCGGTCGTCGCCGTCAGCGACGTCGACGGAGCCGTCTACGACCCCGACGGCCTCGACACGCGCGACGTGATGGGCCACGACGAGCGCCCCGGCATGGTGTCGGGCTACGACGCGCCCGAGACGCGCACCAACGAGGAACTGCTCGAACTCGACGTGGACGTACTGATCCCCGCGGCCGTCGGGAACGTCCTCACGGCGAGCAACGCCAACGACGTGCAGGCCGACCTCGTCGTCGAGGGGGCGAACGGCCCGACGACCACCGGTGCGGACGCCATCTTCGAGCGCCGCGGCGTGCAGGTCGTCCCGGACATCCTCGCCAACGCGGGCGGCGTCACCGTCTCGTACTTCGAGTGGCTCCAGGACATCAACCGCCGGTCGTGGACGCTCGAACGGGTCCACGAGGAACTCGAATCCGAGATGCTCGACGCCTGGGAGGACGTGCGGTCGACGTTCGACACGAGCGACGACCTGTCGTGGCGCGACGCCGCCTACGTCGTCGGCCTCCAGCGTGTCGTCGACGCGCACAACGCCCGCGGTCTCTGGCCGTAA
- a CDS encoding DUF2267 domain-containing protein, translating into MDHDTFIGTVQQRADLASRGAADSATRATLTTLGERITENEAEDIAAQLPMEVGRYLTDVEEHAQQFDADEFAERVAEQTEADDVEDAPTATARSVVGVAVEATGTGLIQDVVSQLPQDEGYGDLLATADQSA; encoded by the coding sequence ATGGACCACGACACGTTCATCGGCACCGTCCAGCAGCGCGCGGACCTCGCCTCCCGCGGGGCCGCCGACAGCGCCACCCGAGCGACGCTCACGACGCTCGGCGAACGAATCACCGAGAACGAGGCCGAGGACATCGCCGCCCAGCTCCCGATGGAGGTCGGCCGCTATCTCACCGACGTCGAGGAGCACGCCCAGCAGTTCGACGCGGACGAGTTCGCAGAGCGCGTCGCGGAGCAGACCGAGGCCGACGATGTCGAGGACGCCCCGACCGCGACCGCACGCTCCGTCGTCGGCGTCGCCGTCGAGGCGACGGGGACCGGACTGATTCAGGACGTCGTCAGCCAGCTCCCGCAGGACGAGGGCTACGGCGACCTGCTCGCGACAGCCGACCAGAGCGCCTGA
- a CDS encoding aconitate hydratase translates to MGQTLTEKILDDHLVEGELETGEEIGIEIDQVLTQDTTGTLVWLQFEALGLDEVQTELAAQYCDHQTYQFDFKNTDDHRFLRSAAGTFGAHFSRPGNGICHNVHKENFAAPGKTLLGSDSHTPTPGGLGELAIGSGGLDVAVAMGGGPYYIEMPEVVNVRLEGELPEWATAKDIILEMLRRLSVKGGVGKIFEYTGPGADSLSVPERTTITNMGTELGATSSLFGTDEKTEEYLSRQGRGDEYVELSPDDDAEYDDELVIDLSDLEPLIAQPSMPDNVVPVREVAGQSVDQVIVGSCTNGGYEDILPAAKMLEDRQINKKTEMIVAPGSKQASEILAREGWTAEMMAAGVNFSEATCGACIGIGHVPASDSVSLRTFNRNFEGRSGIEDDNVYLCSPEVAAAAALKGEIIDPRDLADELGDLEDPGFEMPDQYDGSKADLIAPDEAVDDGLVKGPNIGDVPLKDPLDAHLEGEVHLKMEDNITTDHIIPATQDILMYRSNIPKLSEFTLSRVDDTFAERALEGDGGFLVAGENYGQGSSREHAALCPMYLGIEGVLAQSFARIHKANLFNFGLLPLTIDEDTYSKIEQGDDIEIVDDVSEAVDSGQEEFTIRVNDDWEATGHLDASERERRILSAGGKLSLTRQQYEDSGSGATPADD, encoded by the coding sequence ATGGGACAGACGCTTACCGAAAAGATCCTCGATGACCACCTCGTCGAGGGCGAACTCGAGACCGGCGAGGAGATCGGGATCGAGATCGACCAGGTGCTCACACAGGACACGACCGGGACGCTCGTCTGGCTACAGTTCGAGGCGCTCGGTCTGGACGAGGTCCAGACGGAACTCGCCGCGCAGTACTGCGACCACCAGACCTACCAGTTCGACTTCAAGAACACGGACGACCACCGCTTCCTCCGCTCGGCCGCGGGGACGTTCGGTGCACACTTCTCGCGCCCGGGCAACGGTATCTGCCACAACGTCCACAAGGAGAACTTCGCCGCACCGGGCAAGACGCTCCTCGGGTCGGACTCCCACACGCCGACGCCGGGCGGTCTCGGCGAACTCGCCATCGGCTCCGGTGGCCTCGACGTCGCCGTCGCGATGGGTGGCGGACCGTACTACATCGAGATGCCCGAGGTCGTCAACGTGCGACTGGAGGGCGAACTGCCCGAGTGGGCGACCGCGAAGGACATCATCCTCGAGATGCTCCGTCGCCTCTCCGTGAAGGGCGGCGTCGGCAAGATCTTCGAGTACACCGGCCCCGGTGCCGACTCGCTGTCGGTCCCCGAGCGCACGACCATCACGAACATGGGGACGGAGCTCGGCGCGACCTCCTCGCTGTTCGGTACCGACGAGAAGACCGAGGAGTACCTCTCCCGACAGGGTCGCGGCGACGAGTACGTCGAACTCTCGCCCGACGACGACGCGGAGTACGACGACGAACTCGTCATCGACCTGTCGGACCTCGAACCGCTCATCGCTCAGCCGTCGATGCCCGACAACGTCGTCCCGGTCCGCGAGGTCGCGGGCCAGTCGGTCGACCAGGTCATCGTCGGCTCCTGTACGAACGGCGGCTACGAGGACATCCTCCCGGCCGCGAAGATGCTGGAGGACCGCCAGATCAACAAGAAGACCGAGATGATCGTCGCGCCCGGTTCGAAACAGGCCAGCGAGATTCTCGCCCGCGAGGGCTGGACGGCCGAGATGATGGCCGCCGGCGTCAACTTCTCCGAGGCGACGTGCGGGGCCTGCATCGGCATCGGCCACGTGCCCGCCTCCGACTCCGTCTCGCTGCGGACGTTCAACCGCAACTTCGAGGGTCGTTCCGGCATCGAGGACGACAACGTCTACCTCTGCTCGCCGGAGGTCGCCGCCGCGGCGGCGCTCAAGGGCGAGATCATCGACCCGCGTGACCTCGCGGACGAACTCGGCGACCTGGAGGACCCCGGCTTCGAGATGCCCGACCAGTACGACGGCTCGAAGGCCGACCTCATCGCGCCCGACGAGGCCGTCGACGACGGTCTCGTCAAGGGGCCGAACATCGGCGACGTCCCGCTGAAGGACCCGCTCGACGCCCACCTGGAGGGCGAGGTCCACCTCAAGATGGAGGACAACATCACGACCGACCACATCATCCCTGCGACGCAGGACATCCTGATGTACCGGTCGAACATCCCGAAGCTCTCGGAGTTCACGCTCTCGCGCGTCGACGACACGTTCGCCGAGCGCGCACTGGAGGGCGACGGCGGCTTCCTCGTCGCCGGCGAGAACTACGGCCAGGGCTCCTCGCGCGAGCACGCCGCACTGTGCCCGATGTACCTCGGTATCGAGGGCGTCCTCGCACAGAGCTTCGCCCGCATCCACAAGGCGAACCTGTTCAACTTCGGCCTGCTCCCGCTCACCATCGACGAGGACACCTACTCGAAGATCGAGCAGGGTGACGACATCGAGATCGTCGACGACGTGAGCGAGGCCGTCGACTCCGGGCAGGAGGAGTTCACCATCCGCGTCAACGACGACTGGGAGGCGACGGGCCACCTCGACGCCTCCGAGCGCGAACGGCGCATCCTCTCGGCCGGCGGCAAGCTGTCGCTGACCCGCCAGCAGTACGAGGACAGCGGCTCCGGCGCGACGCCCGCCGACGACTAA
- a CDS encoding class I SAM-dependent methyltransferase, whose amino-acid sequence MQSDEDALGTAMLDFQRGGLRGDAIHRDGGETWPAFVEENYFGDHGSWLAAHDEERALHESLSGPLLDVGCGAGGHSAYYQERFETVAFDVSPNAVRAARERGVEDVRVLDMFEVGDAFPRGRFSSALVNGTQLGLAGSLPGVSAFLADLARVTTDDAVALVDSYDPTHIDGETAAEFGGYRPDPREGVCRRTFHVEYHRETESASRERLVGPTLSFVLFSPARLRDACVGTPWRVADVVRREVYYTAKLVRE is encoded by the coding sequence ATGCAGTCCGACGAGGACGCACTCGGGACGGCGATGCTCGACTTCCAGCGCGGCGGCCTGCGTGGCGACGCCATCCACCGCGACGGTGGCGAGACGTGGCCCGCGTTCGTCGAGGAGAACTACTTCGGCGACCACGGTAGCTGGCTGGCCGCCCACGACGAGGAGCGTGCCCTGCACGAGTCGCTCTCCGGGCCGCTCCTCGACGTGGGCTGTGGGGCGGGCGGACACAGCGCCTACTACCAGGAGCGCTTCGAGACGGTGGCGTTCGACGTCTCGCCGAACGCGGTCCGGGCGGCCCGCGAACGCGGCGTCGAGGACGTCCGCGTCCTCGACATGTTCGAGGTGGGTGACGCGTTCCCGCGCGGCCGGTTCTCGTCCGCGCTCGTCAACGGGACGCAACTCGGCCTCGCCGGGTCGTTGCCCGGTGTCTCGGCGTTCCTCGCAGACCTCGCGCGGGTCACCACCGACGACGCGGTGGCGCTCGTCGACAGCTACGACCCCACGCACATCGACGGCGAGACGGCCGCCGAGTTCGGCGGCTACCGACCCGACCCCCGCGAGGGCGTCTGCCGACGCACGTTCCACGTCGAGTACCACCGCGAGACGGAGTCAGCGAGTCGAGAACGACTGGTCGGGCCGACGCTCTCGTTCGTGCTGTTCTCACCGGCGCGGCTCCGGGACGCCTGCGTCGGCACGCCGTGGCGAGTCGCCGACGTCGTTCGGCGCGAGGTGTACTACACGGCGAAACTCGTCAGAGAGTGA
- a CDS encoding DUF5809 family protein has protein sequence METEGLLAPESPADAREQYADLATAAATVVKESVRRMEFDRVERDERLTNDVYATAHDALFASLLTVQVGTREEFETWCDDHPDYDRHVEGSDTVENVVWHAVPFAETVVAATYQNEREAAVGTLRRIAFGRLYRSELERAGATGE, from the coding sequence ATGGAAACGGAGGGGTTGTTGGCTCCCGAGAGTCCCGCCGACGCACGTGAGCAGTACGCCGACCTCGCGACGGCGGCGGCGACGGTCGTGAAGGAGTCCGTCCGGCGGATGGAGTTCGACCGCGTCGAACGAGACGAGCGCCTGACGAACGACGTGTACGCGACGGCCCACGACGCGCTGTTCGCGTCGCTGCTGACCGTCCAGGTCGGCACGCGCGAGGAGTTCGAGACGTGGTGCGACGACCACCCCGACTACGACCGCCACGTCGAGGGGAGCGACACGGTGGAGAACGTCGTCTGGCACGCCGTCCCGTTCGCGGAGACCGTCGTGGCGGCGACCTACCAGAACGAACGCGAGGCCGCCGTCGGGACGCTCCGGCGTATCGCGTTCGGGCGACTGTACCGGTCGGAACTGGAACGTGCCGGGGCGACCGGCGAATGA
- a CDS encoding metal-dependent hydrolase family protein → MTTIDCGTLVDGIADEPRHDVRIRLADGRIDAVGDPEDIDADDEHHDHEVVVPGLIDAHVHLAGSRVLDPMHWVTEDVATLTARATADCRKLLAAGFTGVRDVGSATGLGLKQAVAEGEIPGPRVYTSGKSISQTAGHGDSHSLPLDLVKSDSGLSTLADGEDECRRTARERIREGVDCLKIMTTGGVLSELDAPDQSQFTDREIRAFTEEAHRVGIPVASHAQGTPGVVSALENGVDTIEHGFYLDEEAIELFHEHDATFVPTLAIMHRIVEHGVDHEMPEWGLRKAREAYEAHVDSVRRAYEADVPIALGTDFIGPDLVPHGENALEAELLVEEIGLSEMEAVKAATSVAARTVPDDDIGRVEVGARGDLLALDANPLADVSALRESVAAVYKDGDRAAVPN, encoded by the coding sequence GTGACGACTATCGACTGCGGGACGCTCGTCGACGGTATCGCCGACGAGCCACGACACGACGTTCGCATCCGCCTCGCCGACGGCCGCATCGACGCCGTCGGTGACCCGGAGGACATCGACGCCGACGACGAACACCACGACCACGAGGTGGTGGTGCCGGGTCTCATCGACGCCCACGTCCACCTCGCCGGGAGTCGGGTCCTCGACCCGATGCACTGGGTGACCGAGGACGTGGCGACGCTGACCGCGCGGGCGACGGCCGACTGCCGGAAACTGCTCGCGGCCGGCTTCACCGGCGTCCGCGACGTGGGGAGCGCCACCGGTCTCGGCCTCAAGCAGGCCGTCGCCGAAGGGGAGATTCCCGGTCCGCGCGTCTACACCAGCGGCAAGAGCATCTCGCAGACGGCGGGTCACGGCGACAGTCACTCGCTCCCGCTGGACCTGGTGAAGAGCGACTCGGGGCTCTCGACGCTCGCCGACGGCGAGGACGAGTGTCGCCGGACCGCCCGAGAACGAATCCGCGAGGGCGTCGACTGCCTGAAGATAATGACCACGGGCGGCGTCCTCTCGGAACTCGACGCGCCCGACCAGAGCCAGTTCACCGACCGCGAGATACGGGCGTTCACGGAGGAGGCCCACCGCGTCGGCATCCCCGTCGCCTCCCACGCGCAGGGGACGCCGGGCGTCGTGAGCGCACTGGAGAACGGCGTCGATACCATCGAACACGGCTTCTACCTCGACGAGGAGGCCATCGAACTGTTCCACGAGCACGACGCGACGTTCGTCCCGACGCTCGCCATCATGCACCGCATCGTCGAGCACGGCGTTGACCACGAGATGCCCGAGTGGGGCCTGCGGAAGGCCCGCGAGGCGTACGAGGCACACGTCGACTCGGTCCGGCGGGCCTACGAGGCGGACGTCCCCATCGCCCTGGGGACGGACTTCATCGGTCCCGACCTCGTCCCGCACGGCGAGAACGCGCTGGAGGCCGAACTGCTGGTCGAGGAGATCGGGCTGAGCGAGATGGAGGCCGTGAAGGCCGCGACGAGCGTCGCCGCCCGGACCGTCCCGGACGACGACATCGGGCGCGTCGAAGTGGGCGCACGCGGCGACCTGCTCGCACTCGACGCGAACCCGCTGGCGGACGTCTCGGCGCTACGCGAGTCGGTGGCCGCCGTCTACAAGGACGGCGACCGCGCGGCCGTCCCGAACTGA
- a CDS encoding ferredoxin--NADP reductase translates to MSYDAEVVSTHHVTPRVKQFRLRVPGHEFDFEPGQHTTVQFEFDGEGQVGEAEPGDTVVRPYTATNTPDGEQITLAIKVYDDGLASAYMHQRRVGDRVTLGEFEGNLAVEDLDEDVAFVSTGTGITPMVAMLKQYLEEGSGHVQFLYGEKDEESVIYRETLEQLASEHENLDYTLVLSDSDYEWTGRVGHVQEHLDDVFDAVDDRDFYVCGVPQMVVETTDELADLGAPDDRVHTEGWEDGAVEEEE, encoded by the coding sequence ATGTCGTACGACGCCGAGGTGGTCTCGACGCACCACGTCACGCCGCGCGTGAAGCAGTTCCGCCTCCGGGTACCGGGCCACGAGTTCGACTTCGAACCGGGGCAACACACCACCGTCCAGTTCGAGTTCGACGGCGAGGGACAGGTCGGCGAGGCCGAACCGGGCGACACCGTCGTCAGGCCGTACACCGCGACGAACACGCCCGACGGCGAGCAGATAACCCTCGCCATCAAGGTGTACGACGACGGCCTCGCCTCGGCGTACATGCACCAGCGACGCGTCGGGGACCGCGTCACGCTCGGCGAGTTCGAGGGGAACCTCGCGGTCGAGGACCTCGACGAGGACGTGGCGTTCGTCTCGACGGGCACCGGCATCACGCCGATGGTGGCGATGCTGAAGCAGTACCTCGAGGAGGGGTCGGGGCACGTCCAGTTCCTCTACGGCGAGAAAGACGAGGAGAGCGTCATCTACCGCGAGACGCTCGAACAGCTGGCGAGCGAGCACGAGAACCTCGACTACACGCTCGTCCTCTCGGACTCGGACTACGAGTGGACGGGCCGCGTCGGTCACGTCCAGGAGCACCTCGACGACGTGTTCGACGCGGTCGACGACCGCGACTTCTACGTCTGCGGCGTCCCGCAGATGGTCGTCGAGACGACCGACGAACTGGCCGACCTCGGAGCGCCCGACGACAGGGTGCACACGGAGGGCTGGGAGGACGGTGCGGTCGAAGAGGAGGAGTGA
- a CDS encoding deoxyuridine 5'-triphosphate nucleotidohydrolase → MFRSGAFVAEQCDPIREHQVQPNGLDLTLDAVFEQVGPGRIERGGKQVGERTRVESLSGPDDATYRLSPGAYVVRYEQTIRVPADHVGFVYPRSSLLRNSAMLNTAVWDAGYEGRGEGLLQVGHELELEESARVAQLVFARAEHEETYDGDYQGENVE, encoded by the coding sequence ATGTTCCGAAGCGGCGCGTTCGTCGCCGAGCAGTGTGACCCGATCCGCGAGCACCAGGTCCAGCCAAACGGCCTCGACCTGACGCTCGACGCGGTGTTCGAGCAGGTCGGACCGGGCCGCATCGAGAGAGGCGGGAAGCAGGTCGGCGAGCGGACACGGGTCGAGTCGCTGTCGGGACCCGACGACGCGACGTACCGGCTCTCGCCGGGGGCGTACGTCGTCCGCTACGAGCAGACGATTCGCGTTCCCGCGGACCACGTCGGGTTCGTCTACCCCCGGTCGTCGCTCCTGCGCAACTCGGCGATGCTCAACACGGCCGTCTGGGACGCGGGCTACGAGGGCCGCGGCGAGGGACTGCTACAGGTGGGGCACGAACTGGAACTGGAGGAGAGCGCGCGCGTCGCGCAACTCGTCTTCGCCCGCGCGGAGCACGAGGAGACGTACGACGGCGACTACCAGGGCGAGAACGTCGAGTGA
- the rimI gene encoding ribosomal protein S18-alanine N-acetyltransferase gives MTTTPPEAADAGPTVRPVERADLLDVYRIEQSVFPQPWPFEAFERFLDEPGFMVVESVSDAGDTTIAGYVVADLTPNFGRDIGHVKDLAVRESFRGQGLGRLLLRHALASLEARGATATRLEVRASNDAAMTLYRDHGFVHRRTVPGYYADGENALVMVRERQ, from the coding sequence GTGACCACGACGCCGCCCGAGGCAGCGGACGCGGGGCCGACGGTCCGACCGGTCGAGCGAGCGGACCTGCTCGACGTCTACCGCATCGAGCAGTCGGTGTTTCCCCAGCCCTGGCCGTTCGAAGCGTTCGAGCGGTTCCTCGACGAACCAGGGTTCATGGTCGTGGAGTCGGTGAGCGACGCCGGGGACACCACCATCGCGGGTTACGTCGTCGCGGACCTGACGCCGAACTTCGGGCGGGACATCGGCCACGTGAAGGACCTCGCCGTCCGCGAGTCGTTCCGGGGCCAGGGGCTCGGCCGACTCCTGCTCAGACACGCCCTGGCGTCGCTGGAGGCGCGCGGCGCGACCGCGACACGCCTCGAAGTACGGGCGAGCAACGACGCCGCCATGACACTCTACCGCGACCACGGGTTCGTCCACCGCCGGACGGTCCCCGGCTACTACGCCGACGGCGAGAACGCGCTCGTGATGGTCCGCGAACGGCAGTGA